The DNA sequence CCGGACGCTGCCGGCGGTGCTGCGCCGCGATCAGGCGCATGACGCGATGATCGCTGCCAAATCCGGTGCGCAGCAGAACGATCCGCTGGCGCTGCGGGACAGACTGATCGCCGAGTTGCTCTACGCCACCGCGGTGCGCGTCAGCGAATTGTGCGGCCTCGACATCGACGACGTCGACAGTTCACGACGGGTGCTGCGGGTGGTGGGCAAGGGCAACAAGCAACGCACGGTGCCGTTCGGGGAGCCCGCAGCCGACGCGCTGCAGGCGTGGCTCACCCGGGGGCGCCCGTCGCTGGCGACGCTGGAGTCCGGTCCGGCGCTGCTGCTCGGCGCCCGCGGCGGGCGCCTGGACCCGCGTCAGGCCCGCACCGTGGTGCACCAGACCGTCGCCGCGGTCGGGGGCGCACCGGATATGGGGCCGCACGGGCTGCGCCACACCGCGGCCACGCATCTGTTGGAGGGTGGGGCAGACCTGCGGATCGTGCAGGAGTTGCTCGGTCATTCCAGCCTGGCTACCACGCAGCTCTACACCCATGTCACCGTCGCCCGGTTGCGTGCCGTGCACGATCAAGCCCACCCGCGGGCGTGACCGTGCGGTCAACTCTCGAACTGCCGTCGGGAACGGTCTCCTACCTCGACTTTGGTCCCGACAGTCCGGCTTTCTCAGCGGCCGGGACCGTGGTGCTGCTGCACGGCGGCGGCACGGACAGCGCCGCATTGTCCTGGGGAGAGGTCGGACCACGCCTGGCCGCGGAAGGTTTCCGCGTCATCGCCCCTGATCATCCCGGATGCGGTGAGAGCCCGCTGCCCACCTGGCGGGTGACCCAGCAGCGGCTGGTCGCCTATGTGGGGGAGTTCATCGACGCGCTCGGACTGGATCACTACGCCATCGGTGGGTTGTCGCTGGGCGGGGCACTGACCATCGGGCACGTGCTGGACCGGCCCGAACGGGTTACCGGGGCACTGCTGTTGGACAGTTACGGGCTGATGTCACGGCTGGCCGGCGGCCGACACCTACTGGCGTGGGCGATGCAGCGCACCGGTGTGCTGGATCTCGCCACCCGCTGGATGGCCACGAACCGCACCGCACTGACGTGGAGCCTCAAATCGCTGATCCGTGATCCAGCTCAACGCAACCCGGAGCTGATCGCGGAGATCATCTCCGCCGCACGGCACCCCGGGTTCGCCGCCTTCGAACAATGGCAGCACGACGAGATGCTGTGGAACCGGCTGAAGACCGACTACACCGCGCAGCTGGCGTCGTTCCCGTCTCCGGCGCTGATTATCCACGGTGACCGGGATGCCGGCGTGCCTATCGCTCGCGCGCGAGCGGCCGCCGCACTGATCCCGCACGCGGAGCTGAAAGTCGTTGCCGGTGCTGGACATTGGGTCCAGCGGGATCAGCCTGACATCGTCATCGCCGCCATGCTGGACTTCCTGCGTCGACTGCCTTCGCGGTAGCCGCGGCCCCGCCGGTCACCGGCTTGAGCCGGATCGGCGTCGAGGCAAGCAACCCCAACGGATCGAGGTAGTCGGCGCGCGACGCCGGGCCCCACATCGCGCCCCAGTGCAGGCAAGCCGCGCAGCCCGGATGGCCGGGCTCCAAGGCGCCGATCACCGATCCCGCGGCCACCAGCTGACCGATGCGGACTGCCGCCGACACCGGCTGGTAGCTGGTGCGCAGCCCGCCGGGGTGTGCCAGTGACACCACCGGCTGTCCCCCCGAACGTCCGGCGAACACCACCGTGCCTGCACCGGCGGCATACACCGGCTGTCCCCGTTCCCCGGCCAGGTCCACGCCCCGGTGGCCGCGCTGCCAATCCGGGCGTGGGGCGTCGAATGGCCGCACCACCGCCGGGCGTGGCCGCAACGGCCAATCCAGCCGAACCGTGTCGCCATGCGCCGGCGCGGCCAGCAGAAGGCTTCCGACCAGCAACAACGCCACGCATCGCATCCGTCCAGTTCACCTCGGCGGCCCCGCATCGGGCCAGTCACCGCTGTGGACAAAGCACCCGGTTCATGGGGCGGTTCCAGCTTCGCCTCTCCTTCGTCGAGGCTCGCTAAACCACCCGTTCGGAGCGTGTAAACTCATTTGCGCAGTTCGCTTATGCGGGCTGACTTCGCGTGTCTGCGCCACAACGCAGATGTCGGGTGGTCCCCAACAGGGGTCCGGCATTTCAGCAGGCACCAGGGCCCGGCCTCACCCGACGCCGGGCGACAACCGACAAAAAAGGAACCATGGACTCATGGCTGTCGTAACCATGAAACAGCTGCTGGACAGCGGCGCCCACTTCGGGCATCAGACCCGTCGTTGGAATCCCAAGATGAAGCGGTTCATCTTCACCGACCGCAATGGCATCTACATCATCGACTTGCAGCAGACGCTGACGTTCATCGACAAGGCGTACGAGTTCGTGAAGGAGACCGTCGCACACGGCGGGTCCATCATGTTCGTCGGCACCAAGAAGCAGGCGCAGGAGTCGGTCGCGGCCGAGGCCACCCGGGTCGGGATGCCGTACGTCAACCAGCGCTGGCTGGGCGGCATGCTCACCAACTTCTCCACCGTGCACAAGCGTCTGCAGCGCCTCAAGGAACTCGAGGCCATGGAGCAGACCGGTGGCTTCGAGGGGCGCACCAAGAAGGAAATCTTGATGCTGACCCGCGAGAAGAACAAGCTGGAGCGCAGCCTCGGCGGTATCCGCGACATGGCCAAAGTGCCGTCGGCCGTCTGGGTCGTCGACACCAACAAGGAGCACATCGCCGTCGGCGAGGCCCGCAAGCTGGGCATCCCGGTCATCGCGATCCTGGACACCAACTGCGACCCCGACCTGGTGGACTACCCGATCCCGGGTAACGACGACGCCATCCGCTCGGCCGCTCTGCTGACCAAGGTCATCGCCTCCGCGGTGGCTGAGGGGCTGCAGGCTCGGGCAGGTCAGGGCAACGGCGAGGGCAAGGCTGCGGCCGAAGCGGTTGAGCCGCTGGCCGAGTGGGAGCAGGAGTTGCTGGCGGGCGCCACCACCGCGGCACCCGACGCCGACGCCGCAGCTGCCGGCGCCGAAACCACCACCGACGCATCGTAGGAAAGGCACACAACAGTGGGGAACTACACCGCTGCCGACGTCAAGCGGCTTCGGGAGCTCACCGGCTCAGGCATGATGGACTGCAAGAATGCGCTGGCCGAGAGTGACGGCGACTTCGACAAGGCCGTCGAGGTGCTGCGCATCAAGGGCGCCAAGGACGTCGGCAAGCGTGCCGAGCGTGCTACCGCCGAAGGTCTGGTCGCGGCCAAGGGCGGCGCCCTGATCGAGATCAACTCCGAGACCGACTTCGTCGCCAAGAACGACGAGTTCAAGGCTCTGGCCGACGAGGTCGTCACCGCCGCTGCGGCGGCCAAGACCTCCGACGTCGAGGAGCTCAAGAGCGCCAAGATGGGCGACCGCACCGTCGGTGAGGCCATCGAGGCGCTGTCGGCCAAGATCGGCGAGAAGCTCGAACTGCGCCGGGTCGCCTACTTCGACGGCACCGTGGAGACTTACCTGCACAAGCGGGCCTCCGACCTGCCGCCGGCCGTGGGTGTGCTGGTGGAGTACAGCGGTGACGGTGCCGAGGCGGCGCACGCCGTCGCGCTGCAGATCGCCGCGCTCAAGGCCAAGTACCTGACCCGCGACGACGTTCCCGCCGACTTGGTGGCTAACGAGCGCCGCATCGCCGAAGAGACGGCCAAGGAGGAGGGCAAGCCCGAGGCTGCCCTGCCCAAGATCGTCGAGGGCCGGGTCACCGGCTTCTTCAAGGATGTCGTCCTGCTCGACCAGTCGTCGGTGTCGGACTCGAAGAAGACCGTCAAGGCACTGCTGGACGAGGCCGGCGTGACCGTGACCCGCTTCGTGCGGTTCGAGGTCGGACAGGTTTAGCCCGCTTCATACGAAAATCACCGCCAGCGCCCGTCAACCGGGACTGGCGGTGATTTTCGTTTGGGCGTGACGGACCCGCCTGGCCCGTCGGATAGGGTCACCGGCATGCAACATGTGCACGCCTTCGGCGACGACGCGCTCGGTGACTCCGACACGGTCGGATTGGTTGAGCGACTCCGTTCCGGTGAGGTGTCCGCCGCCGAGCTCGTCGACGCCGCGATCGCGCGAGCCGAGGCGGTCAATCCGCAGTTGAATGGCCTGGCTTACCGAGCGTTTGACCGCGCACGCGACACCGCCCGGCAGGGTGCGCCTGCCGGGCCCTCGGGATTCTTTCAGGGCGTCCCGACGTTTATCAAGGACAACGTCGACGTCGCCGGGATGCCGACCATGCAGGGCACCGACGCCTGGCAGCCCCACCCAGCCGCGGTCGACGGCGACTTCGCCAAGCTCTACCTGAACACCGGGCTCATTCCCCTGGGCAAGACCCAGCTCAGCGAGTTCGGGTTCAGCGCCTCCGCCGAGCATCCGCGCATCGGTGCGGTACGCAACCCGTGGAACACCGACTACAGCGCCGGGGCGTCGTCGTCGGGATCGGCGGCGTTCGTTGCCGCCGGGGTGGTGCCGATCGCGCACGCCAACGACGGTGGCGGCTCCATCCGTATTCCCGCGGCCTGCAACGGATTGGTCGGGCTCAAGCCGTCGCGGGGCCGGCTGCCGTTGGACAAGGACGTGCGTGCCATGCCGGTGCGGATCGTCTTCAACGGGGTAGTGACCCGCTCAGTGCGTGACACCGCCGCCTTCTACGCTGACGCGGAACGGATCTCGCGCAACACCAAGCTTCCGCCGGTCGGCCACATCCGGGGACCGGGCGCCCAGCGCCTCAAGATCGCGGTGATCACGGAATCGGTGTCCCGCCCGACCTCCCCGGAGATGCGTGAACTGACCTTGAAGACGGCGGCGCTGCTCGAGGAGCTCGGCCACCACGTTGACTACCTGGACCGTCCGCCGGTGCCCACGCACTTCCCCGACGACTTCCTGCTCTACTGGGCGTTTTTGGCTACCGCGCTGGTGCGCGGTGGGCGCCGGATGTTCGGCCCCAGTTTCGACCGCAGCAGGCTGGACAACCTGACGCTGGGGTTGGATCGTTATGCCGTCCGCCATCTGTACCGACTGCCGGTGGCGATTACCCGGCTGGCGACGCTGCGCCGGCACACCGCGCGGATGTACCGCGACTACGACGTGGCGCTCACCCCGACGCTGGCACACGAGACACCGCAGATCGGCCACCTGGACCCGACGGCCGACTATGAACAGGTCATCGAGCGGCTGATGGACTGGGTGTCATTCACCCCGCTGCAGAACGCCACCGGCGAACCGGCGATCTCGCTGCCGCTGGCCGAATCCGCGGCCGGATTGCCGGTGGGCATGATGTTCAGTGCCCCCATTGGGCGCGACGCCCGGCTGCTGGAGTTGGCCTATGAGCTAGAGGCGGCGAAGCCCTGGCCCACGATCGCTGCCCGGGCCTGAGCGCCCAGTAGTCACTCCGCGCCGATTCGCTCCAACATCTGGCGCAACCGGTGCTGCTCGGCTGGGCTCAGCGCAGCCAGCACGCGACCGTCGGCGACGCGTACGGCATCTTCGGCCTGCTTCAGCAGATCCCGACCGGCCTCGGTCAAGTTCGCCGGCAATGCACGCCCGGACGGCACCGACTCCGGGCGGCTGACCGCGCCGCGGTTCTCCAACCGGTGCAGCACGGTGTTCATGGCCTGTGGGGTGACGCCGGTGTGGCGGGCCAGTTCGGCGCTGGACAGCCCGGGACGCAACGACAACGCCCGCATGCAGACGAATTCAGGCAACGCCAGCCCCAGCGGCCCGAGTACCGCGGTCACCTGGGGGCGCAGCGCCGAGCTGACCCGGTAGAGCAGGTAGCCCAGCGGAGCAACGTCCACGTCATCCATATCAAATATCCTGACATACAGGGTCTCTGCGCTGAGCCGCTATAGATCGTTTCCCGCGTAGGACAGATTGAAGCTTTTGTTCGTCAACGGAAAGTCCGGGACAATGGTGTCGGTCATCGACACCGGCAGCGCCGGCCAGTTGAACCAGGACGGGTCCACCACCTTCGCGCGGCCGATGACGCCGTCGGCTCCGATCTCCACCCGGTGCACGATGCTGCCGCGCCAGCCCTCGACGATGCCGATCCCGCTACGCGGACCCGTCGCCGCCGGAACGGACGCTCGGATCTCGAGCGGGCCTTCGTGATTGTCGATCAGGTTGCGGCACAGGGCCACTGAGGCAGCGAACTCATCGCGGCGGACAGTGTAGCGGGCCAGTACATCCCCGGCGCTCGCCGTCACCGCGGTCACCGGGAGTTCGGTGGTCGGATGGTCGAGGCGGGCGTCGGTGACAATCCCGCTGGCCCGAGCCACGTAGCCCAGGGCACCCATTGCGACGGCGTCGTCGCGGTGCAATATCGAGGTACCGGCGAACCGGTCGTAGATCACCGAGTTGCCCAACGTCAGCTCGGCGATCTCGGCGATATCATCCGCCAGCTCTTGTAGCCGGTCCGGTTCCGGAAGTGCTTGCAGCACGACACCTCCGGGGCTGATCGCGCCGCGCAAAAGCCGGTGTCCGGTCACTTGCGCGTTGATGCGCAGCACAAGTTCGCGGACCCGCTGGGCGTGTGCATTGGCCAGGCCGAAGCCCACATCGTTGGCCAGGGCGCCCAGATCGGCGGCGTGGTTGTAGAGGCGCTCGAGCTCGACGAGCAATGCGCGCAGCCGGTGCACCGGATCGGGCAGCTCGACACCGAGAGCGTCCTCGACGGCCAGGCTGTGCGCGAGCGCGTGACCGGCAGACGTGTCACCACTGATCCGTTCGGCCAGGTCCACCGCCGTGAGGGCGGGCCGGCCTTGAAAGAGTCGCTCGATCCCGCGGTGGACGAACCACAGTCGCGCCTTGAGTCGCAACACCGATTCGCCGACCACCGAGAACCGGAAGTGACCCGGCTCGATCAGACCGGCGTGTACCGGGCCGACGGGGATCTCGTAGACCCCGGCGCCGTCCACGTTCAGGAAGGGAAAGTGGTCCGACGCAACGAAGTCGCCGGGCGGCCCGGCATCGTTGCGCATCGGATGCCAACCCTCGGGCCAATGCGCGTGCCGTACCAGGCGGCGCGGCTGCGGATGACCGATCGGGGTGATCCCGTACAGATCGAGCATCTCGCGCTCGAATCGGCCGGCCTGAAAGGACAGCCGGGCCAGCGACGGGATCGCCGGGGTATCCGCCGGAACGGTCAGGATCAGCTCCCTGCGGCGGTCCGGGCTGCCGGCGAGGAACAGGTACACCACCCGCAGGGTGTCGCCGTCATCGTGGGCGGCCATCAGGGCCAGCCGGAACCCGTCGGTCAGCAGTGCCGTGGCCGTGTCGATCAACTCATCGCCGGTGACCGGCTGCGTGCTGGTGATCGGCTTCATCAGCGGACTCCGAGTTGGCTTGCGGCGGTTGTGAACAAGTCGGTCAGCGGGCCGGCGGTCACTCCTAGGGCGAGTGAGAGCAGCACCCCGGCCACCAATGCGCCCGCAACCGTCACCGGTACCCGGATCGCCGGGCTGCCGGCGTCCGGAGTGCCCAGCAGCAGCCGGCCGGAGTTGCGCAGCAGCGCGGCGAACGCCACCACCAGCGCCACCAGTGCCAGACCGAGGGCCCACGCCAGGCGGGCGTCGGCCAGCGAGATCGCGATGGCCACCTCGCTGGCGAACATCGCGAACGGCGGCAAACCGAGCAGCACCAGCATCCCGGCAGCGAATGTGCCGCCCACCAACCGTGACCTGCCGAACACCGCGGTGATCTCGCCGATCGCGGTGGTGCCGTGGGCGGCTTGCAGCTGCCCGCCGGCCAGGAACAGCACCGTCTTGCCGACACCGTGAGCCAGCACGTGCAGCAGCAGCGCGGTGATCGCCAGCTGGGTGCCTGCCGCCGCGGCGACGGCGATCAAGCCCATCGTCTCCATCGACGAATAGGCCAGCATCCGTTTGAGATCGGTCGTGATCGTGAGCAGCAGCGCAGCGATCAGCAACGTCACCAAACCGGCGGCCAGCAGTGCGGTGCGCAGGAACGCCGGGCCCACCGCGGCATCGATGATCGGCTTGAGCCGGATCAGCACCGAGAACGCGACGGAGAGCAGCACCCCGCTCATCAACGCCGAAACAGGAGCCGGGGCCTGGCTGTGCGCATCGGCGAGCCAGGTGTGAAATGGCGCCAGGCCCATCTTGGCTCCGTAGCCGATCAACAGCAGTGCGCCCGCCAATCGGGTCACCGCCGGGTCGAGCCCGCTGGCGTGGGCCGCGAGCACGTCGAGGTCCAGCGCGTCCTCGCCGGCCGCCCCGGCATGCAGCGCGGCGAAATGCAGCAACACGGTGCCCAGGAATGCGATCGTGATGCCCACCGAACACACCATGACGTATTTCCAGGTGGCCTCCAGTGCGGCCCGGCTGCGGCGGTGACCGACCAGAAACGCGGTGACGATCGTGGTGGCCTCCACCGCGATCCACACCACGCCGATGTTGTTGGCCGACACCGCAAGAGCCATCGCGGCCAAGAACGCCGGAGTCAGGATGCCGTACAACCGCGCGCCACGATCATCGGTGTGCCCACCAGCCAATTCGGCGTCGACGTAGCCGATGCTCGCCCAGGTGGCCAGGCTGCCGACGACACCGATGACGATCAGCATCGTCACCGACAGGGCGTCGGCCCGCAGCAGGCCATTCAGCACCAGATAGGCCCCGTCGCCGACCCGTACGGCAAGGGCGACACCGCATCCGAGGATGGTCAGCGCCGATATCACCGTGACGGCGGCGCTGAACGGGCGCCAGCCGAGCGCCACCGAGCACAGTGCGGCCAGTACCGGTGCCAGCAGCGGAAGCGCAATCAGAAGTGTCATCAGTCGCGTAGCTCCCGCAACAGATCCAAGTCCACCCCGCCAAAGGCGTTGCGCAGCTGTCCGGTCAGCACGCCGAGCACGATCAGCACGAACAGCACATCCAGCGAGGCGCCGAGCTCGACGATCAGCGGGACGCCGGCGGTCAGCAGGAACGCGGTCGCAGCGATTCCGTTGTCCAGCATCAGCAGCCCGACCGTCTGAGAGATGGCGTGGCGGCGGGTCGCCATGATGAACAGTGCGATCAGCACCGTCGCGATGGCCGCCGGGGCGGCGTTGGTCGAGGTACTGGGCGCCAGCGCGACCACCGGTTGGGTGATGGTGAACGCCGCGATCACCAGTGCGGTGACCATCAGCAGTGAAACGGTCGTGCTGACCAGGGGAGCGGACTCACGGCGTTCTTGACGTTCGGCGCCTAACGCTCGGTGTAGCAGCCACGGCAGCAGTACCGCACGTACTGCCAGCACGCCGAGGCCTACCAGGAGCAGGGCTCGATCATGCTCGTGCACACCGCGAATCATCGGGATGGCGGCCAGCGCTACGCCTTGGGCGACGAGCAACCGGCGCACCACCACCGACAGGTCACGGTGCCAGACGGACAGCACCGCGGCCAGCAGCACGCCGCCGGCAGCCAGATCCAGCATGTTGACGTAGGTCATCCGCCTGCCCCCGAGAAGAAGTTCGCCGCCGTCACGGCCAGCAACGCCAGCAGGAAGGACCCAGCGAGTAGTTCAGGCACCCGAAAAAGGCGCAGCTTGGCGAGGAAGACCTCCACGGCGGCCATGACTGCGGCCAACACGGCCACTTTGAGCGCAATCGCGCCGGCCCCGACGACCAGGTCGAGCGCACCGGGGTCCGCGCCCGCGATGCCCCACGGAAAGAACAGGTTTGCCAGCAGCGCCAGCAACACCGTCAGCCGCATACCGCTGGCCCATTCGACCATGGCCAGCTTGGGGCCGGCATATTCGAGCACCATGGCCTCGTGCACCATGGTCAGCTCCAGGTGGGTGGACGGGTTGTCCACCGGCAGCCGGCCGGTCTCGGCGACGATCACGATGACCAGCGCGACGAACGCCAGCGCGCTCGCCAGCGAGATCACTTGGCCGGGATGCGCGCTGGCATTGCCGACGATGGCGCCCAGGT is a window from the Mycobacterium sp. SVM_VP21 genome containing:
- a CDS encoding tyrosine recombinase XerC, which translates into the protein MDAILNEFDEYLALERGRSDHTRRAYLGDLRSLFGFLADQGHTGIEGLSLPLLRSWLAAQAGAGAARSTLARRTSTVKTFTAWAARRGLLATDPGARLQLPKSRRTLPAVLRRDQAHDAMIAAKSGAQQNDPLALRDRLIAELLYATAVRVSELCGLDIDDVDSSRRVLRVVGKGNKQRTVPFGEPAADALQAWLTRGRPSLATLESGPALLLGARGGRLDPRQARTVVHQTVAAVGGAPDMGPHGLRHTAATHLLEGGADLRIVQELLGHSSLATTQLYTHVTVARLRAVHDQAHPRA
- a CDS encoding alpha/beta hydrolase; the encoded protein is MRSTLELPSGTVSYLDFGPDSPAFSAAGTVVLLHGGGTDSAALSWGEVGPRLAAEGFRVIAPDHPGCGESPLPTWRVTQQRLVAYVGEFIDALGLDHYAIGGLSLGGALTIGHVLDRPERVTGALLLDSYGLMSRLAGGRHLLAWAMQRTGVLDLATRWMATNRTALTWSLKSLIRDPAQRNPELIAEIISAARHPGFAAFEQWQHDEMLWNRLKTDYTAQLASFPSPALIIHGDRDAGVPIARARAAAALIPHAELKVVAGAGHWVQRDQPDIVIAAMLDFLRRLPSR
- a CDS encoding M23 family metallopeptidase, which translates into the protein MRCVALLLVGSLLLAAPAHGDTVRLDWPLRPRPAVVRPFDAPRPDWQRGHRGVDLAGERGQPVYAAGAGTVVFAGRSGGQPVVSLAHPGGLRTSYQPVSAAVRIGQLVAAGSVIGALEPGHPGCAACLHWGAMWGPASRADYLDPLGLLASTPIRLKPVTGGAAATAKAVDAGSPAWRR
- the rpsB gene encoding 30S ribosomal protein S2, translating into MAVVTMKQLLDSGAHFGHQTRRWNPKMKRFIFTDRNGIYIIDLQQTLTFIDKAYEFVKETVAHGGSIMFVGTKKQAQESVAAEATRVGMPYVNQRWLGGMLTNFSTVHKRLQRLKELEAMEQTGGFEGRTKKEILMLTREKNKLERSLGGIRDMAKVPSAVWVVDTNKEHIAVGEARKLGIPVIAILDTNCDPDLVDYPIPGNDDAIRSAALLTKVIASAVAEGLQARAGQGNGEGKAAAEAVEPLAEWEQELLAGATTAAPDADAAAAGAETTTDAS
- the tsf gene encoding translation elongation factor Ts, with amino-acid sequence MGNYTAADVKRLRELTGSGMMDCKNALAESDGDFDKAVEVLRIKGAKDVGKRAERATAEGLVAAKGGALIEINSETDFVAKNDEFKALADEVVTAAAAAKTSDVEELKSAKMGDRTVGEAIEALSAKIGEKLELRRVAYFDGTVETYLHKRASDLPPAVGVLVEYSGDGAEAAHAVALQIAALKAKYLTRDDVPADLVANERRIAEETAKEEGKPEAALPKIVEGRVTGFFKDVVLLDQSSVSDSKKTVKALLDEAGVTVTRFVRFEVGQV
- a CDS encoding amidase → MQHVHAFGDDALGDSDTVGLVERLRSGEVSAAELVDAAIARAEAVNPQLNGLAYRAFDRARDTARQGAPAGPSGFFQGVPTFIKDNVDVAGMPTMQGTDAWQPHPAAVDGDFAKLYLNTGLIPLGKTQLSEFGFSASAEHPRIGAVRNPWNTDYSAGASSSGSAAFVAAGVVPIAHANDGGGSIRIPAACNGLVGLKPSRGRLPLDKDVRAMPVRIVFNGVVTRSVRDTAAFYADAERISRNTKLPPVGHIRGPGAQRLKIAVITESVSRPTSPEMRELTLKTAALLEELGHHVDYLDRPPVPTHFPDDFLLYWAFLATALVRGGRRMFGPSFDRSRLDNLTLGLDRYAVRHLYRLPVAITRLATLRRHTARMYRDYDVALTPTLAHETPQIGHLDPTADYEQVIERLMDWVSFTPLQNATGEPAISLPLAESAAGLPVGMMFSAPIGRDARLLELAYELEAAKPWPTIAARA
- a CDS encoding MarR family transcriptional regulator; translated protein: MDDVDVAPLGYLLYRVSSALRPQVTAVLGPLGLALPEFVCMRALSLRPGLSSAELARHTGVTPQAMNTVLHRLENRGAVSRPESVPSGRALPANLTEAGRDLLKQAEDAVRVADGRVLAALSPAEQHRLRQMLERIGAE
- a CDS encoding NADH-quinone oxidoreductase subunit C, with translation MKPITSTQPVTGDELIDTATALLTDGFRLALMAAHDDGDTLRVVYLFLAGSPDRRRELILTVPADTPAIPSLARLSFQAGRFEREMLDLYGITPIGHPQPRRLVRHAHWPEGWHPMRNDAGPPGDFVASDHFPFLNVDGAGVYEIPVGPVHAGLIEPGHFRFSVVGESVLRLKARLWFVHRGIERLFQGRPALTAVDLAERISGDTSAGHALAHSLAVEDALGVELPDPVHRLRALLVELERLYNHAADLGALANDVGFGLANAHAQRVRELVLRINAQVTGHRLLRGAISPGGVVLQALPEPDRLQELADDIAEIAELTLGNSVIYDRFAGTSILHRDDAVAMGALGYVARASGIVTDARLDHPTTELPVTAVTASAGDVLARYTVRRDEFAASVALCRNLIDNHEGPLEIRASVPAATGPRSGIGIVEGWRGSIVHRVEIGADGVIGRAKVVDPSWFNWPALPVSMTDTIVPDFPLTNKSFNLSYAGNDL
- a CDS encoding hydrogenase, translating into MTLLIALPLLAPVLAALCSVALGWRPFSAAVTVISALTILGCGVALAVRVGDGAYLVLNGLLRADALSVTMLIVIGVVGSLATWASIGYVDAELAGGHTDDRGARLYGILTPAFLAAMALAVSANNIGVVWIAVEATTIVTAFLVGHRRSRAALEATWKYVMVCSVGITIAFLGTVLLHFAALHAGAAGEDALDLDVLAAHASGLDPAVTRLAGALLLIGYGAKMGLAPFHTWLADAHSQAPAPVSALMSGVLLSVAFSVLIRLKPIIDAAVGPAFLRTALLAAGLVTLLIAALLLTITTDLKRMLAYSSMETMGLIAVAAAAGTQLAITALLLHVLAHGVGKTVLFLAGGQLQAAHGTTAIGEITAVFGRSRLVGGTFAAGMLVLLGLPPFAMFASEVAIAISLADARLAWALGLALVALVVAFAALLRNSGRLLLGTPDAGSPAIRVPVTVAGALVAGVLLSLALGVTAGPLTDLFTTAASQLGVR
- a CDS encoding NADH-quinone oxidoreductase subunit H, with product MTYLAGFVQVAGVIAGAPLVIGLMRQVRARAEGRTGAGIWQPWRDIRKLLGKQNLKPLGTTWVFAAAPAALAATTLVIVATAPLVATGSPLDPIADLITVVGLLFLGTVALTLAGIDTATAFGGMGASREITIAALVEPTILVAVFACSIPANSANLGAIVGNASAHPGQVISLASALAFVALVIVIVAETGRLPVDNPSTHLELTMVHEAMVLEYAGPKLAMVEWASGMRLTVLLALLANLFFPWGIAGADPGALDLVVGAGAIALKVAVLAAVMAAVEVFLAKLRLFRVPELLAGSFLLALLAVTAANFFSGAGG